AGCTGATATTCTCTACTAAACTATCTTCTGCCATCACCTAATCCCTAAACAGCCCGAATCGCCCCCCGAGACAACCCCCGTACAAGCTCCAATACCACAAACAGAGTCAACAGCAGCCCCCACCCGGCAATTAAAAACATTCCGGCCCCCCAAGAATAAAATACCGCCACCCCACTAAAATCTATCCGAACCAGTACAGCCCCCTCCGAGTCCACAGTACTGATGCCCCAAAGTTCACTCCCCATTCCCCCTCCCACTACCACTCCCACAAGCATCACCAGTAACAACCCCCCACTATACCCCAAAA
The sequence above is drawn from the Pterocnemia pennata mitochondrion, complete genome genome and encodes:
- the ND6 gene encoding NADH dehydrogenase subunit 6; translation: MTSYFVFFMGLSFVLGALAVASNPSPYYGLLGLVVGSLVGCGWLLSLGVSFISLVLFLVYLGGMLVVFVYSVSLAADPFPEAWGDWRVLGYSGGLLLVMLVGVVVGGGMGSELWGISTVDSEGAVLVRMDFSGVAVFYSWGAGMFLIAGWGLLLTLFVVLELVRGLSRGAIRAV